The following are from one region of the Quercus robur chromosome 1, dhQueRobu3.1, whole genome shotgun sequence genome:
- the LOC126732127 gene encoding protein SOSEKI 5, whose protein sequence is MAVAARGKATELQNPKKWRDRSECSPERTIVWTEPKANKTSEKRSVPVVYYLSRNGQLEHPHFIEVPLSSPEGLYLRDVINRLNLLRGKGMANLYSWSSKRSYKNGFVWHDLSENDFIYPAHGQEYVLKGSEFHELNLSPKLHETMTPSTSSSSSRSLRPPPPETNKSGEDSDFPAVITRRRNQSWSSIDLHEYKVYKAESSSGESAGKATAADASTQTEDKRRRRRPVRAKEIEEEDEDDEQVREEKSQREICHGQSTELSRDEISPPPSDSSPETLESLMKADKRLVSGQPGANEDNSSLNRTAENFPSGRMKASTVLMQLISCGSISFKDCGATSVKDQGFSLIGHYKSRLPRGAGNNNNLLGKEVGALTEIPNFPGLKLEDKEYFSGSLIETNKKDVEVPNLKRSSSYNADRSSQLQLADEEIEGVRTKCIPRKPKTQPTKKDCNNDGSCISSSSSRQVSKRSEV, encoded by the exons ATGGCTGTGGCTGCAAGAGGAAAAGCAACAGagctccaaaacccaaaaaaatggaGGGACAGATCAGAGTGCAGCCCTGAAAGGACCATAGTATGGACCGAGCCTAAGGCGAATAAGACCAGTGAGAAAAGATCGGTCCCCGTCGTTTACTACTTGTCCAGGAATGGACAGCTCGAGCATCCTCATTTCATCGAGGTCCCTCTTTCCTCTCCTGAAGGTCTCTATCTCAGag ATGTAATTAACCGCTTGAATCTCCTCCGAGGCAAGGGAATGGCTAACTTGTATTCCTGGTCGTCGAAACG GAGCTACAAAAACGGCTTCGTTTGGCACGATTTATCAGAGAACGATTTCATATACCCAGCTCACGGCCAAGAATACGTTCTCAAAGGCTCGGAGTTTCACGAACTCAATCTTAGCCCTAAGCTCCACGAAACGATGACACCTTCGACGTCTTCATCTTCGTCGAGATCTCTGAGGCCACCACCGCCGGAGACGAACAAGTCCGGCGAGGATTCGGATTTTCCGGCGGTGATAACGCGGCGAAGGAACCAGTCGTGGAGCTCGATCGATCTCCACGAGTACAAGGTCTACAAGGCCGAGTCGTCTTCCGGCGAGTCCGCCGGAAAAGCCACCGCCGCCGACGCGTCGACTCAGACCGAGGACAAGCGAAGGAGACGCAGACCAGTCAGAGCGAAAGAAAtcgaagaagaagacgaagacgaCGAACAAGTTCGCGAAGAGAAAAGTCAACGCGAAATATGCCATGGTCAAAGTACGGAGCTGAGTAGGGACGAGATTTCGCCTCCGCCGTCTGATTCAAGCCCCGAAACCCTAGAATCATTAATGAAAGCTGATAAACGGTTGGTGAGTGGCCAGCCTGGCGCTAATGAGGACAATTCTTCTTTGAATCGGACGGCCGAGAATTTCCCAAGCGGAAGAATGAAGGCATCGACGGTTCTGATGCAATTGATCTCGTGCGGTTCGATATCGTTCAAGGACTGTGGTGCCACGTCAGTTAAGGATCAAGGGTTCTCGTTGATTGGGCACTATAAATCCAGGTTGCCCCGCGGAGCAgggaataataataatctattgGGTAAAGAGGTGGGGGCGCTAACGGAAATTCCTAATTTCCCGGGGTTAAAATTGGAAGACAAAGAGTATTTTAGCGGGAGCTTGATCGAGACAAACAAGAAAGATGTGGAGGTTCCAAATTTGAAGAGGTCATCTTCGTATAATGCAGACCG GAGTTCGCAGTTGCAATTGGCGGACGAAGAGATTGAGGGAGTGCGCACAAAATGCATACCGAGGAAACCAAAGACACAGCCAACGAAAAAAGATTGTAACAATGATGGTTCTTGTATCAGTAGTAGTAGTAGTCGACAAGTGAGCAAGAGGAGTGAGGTCTAA